From bacterium, the proteins below share one genomic window:
- the murD gene encoding UDP-N-acetylmuramoyl-L-alanine--D-glutamate ligase yields MNVRGGTWLVIGLARSGCAAGALLRRHGARVVGADDADGTALAAQWRQRGLADEAAAAFDEVRTGPGWEAAMPRLDGVVLSPGVTVERAAAAAPGVPVLGELELASRFFAGRTVAITGTNGKTTTTELAAHLLRAAGHTAPALGNVGRPLSQVADTLPDSAVAVVEVSSFQLETVSRFRPEVAVVLNLAPDHLDRYPSIAAYYAAKKRLVDRLPPGGLFVTGTGCLPALDWPAPRRLLFGDPEAGAACFARDGRLWRLRDGEPRAVLALEDFPLHGAPNVLNAGAALAALEPFGLDDDVLADGLRSFRGLPHRQQEVARGEGLVFVDDSKATNVHAVCGGLAGYAADVVLILGGSGKGEDYAPLRGALGPVRAAVLIGAEADRIEAALAGSVPLVRASGMDEAVATAAGLASGRGTVLLSPACASFDMFRDYHHRGEAFQAAALAWLAGRPDAAGSREGS; encoded by the coding sequence GTGAACGTGAGGGGCGGGACCTGGCTGGTGATCGGTCTGGCGCGCAGCGGCTGCGCGGCCGGCGCCCTGCTGCGGCGCCACGGCGCGCGCGTCGTGGGCGCCGACGACGCCGACGGGACGGCGCTCGCCGCGCAGTGGCGGCAGCGCGGTCTCGCGGACGAGGCTGCGGCGGCCTTCGACGAAGTGCGCACCGGACCCGGCTGGGAGGCGGCGATGCCGCGCCTCGACGGCGTGGTGCTCAGCCCCGGCGTGACCGTCGAGCGGGCCGCCGCGGCGGCGCCCGGCGTGCCGGTCCTGGGCGAGCTGGAACTCGCTTCGCGCTTCTTCGCCGGGCGCACGGTGGCGATCACCGGCACCAACGGCAAGACGACGACCACCGAGCTGGCGGCGCACCTGCTGCGCGCCGCGGGCCACACGGCGCCGGCCCTGGGCAACGTGGGGCGCCCGCTGAGCCAGGTCGCCGACACGCTGCCCGACAGCGCGGTGGCCGTCGTGGAGGTCAGCAGCTTCCAGCTCGAGACCGTCTCGCGGTTCCGACCCGAGGTCGCCGTCGTGCTGAACCTCGCGCCCGACCATCTGGACCGCTACCCGTCGATCGCCGCGTACTACGCCGCCAAGAAGCGGCTCGTGGACCGGCTGCCCCCCGGGGGGCTGTTCGTCACCGGGACCGGCTGCCTGCCGGCCCTGGACTGGCCCGCGCCGCGTCGCCTGCTGTTCGGCGACCCGGAGGCGGGCGCCGCGTGCTTCGCGCGCGATGGCCGATTGTGGCGGCTGCGCGACGGCGAGCCGCGGGCGGTGCTGGCGCTCGAGGACTTTCCCCTCCACGGCGCACCGAATGTCCTCAACGCCGGCGCCGCCCTCGCCGCCCTCGAACCCTTCGGACTGGACGACGACGTCCTGGCGGACGGCCTGCGGAGCTTCCGCGGTCTGCCGCACCGCCAGCAGGAAGTCGCCCGGGGGGAGGGCCTGGTCTTCGTCGACGATTCCAAGGCGACCAACGTGCACGCGGTGTGCGGCGGCCTGGCCGGCTACGCGGCCGACGTCGTGCTGATCCTGGGCGGCAGCGGCAAGGGGGAGGACTACGCGCCCCTGCGCGGCGCGCTCGGGCCGGTGCGTGCCGCGGTGCTGATCGGCGCCGAGGCGGACCGCATCGAGGCGGCGCTCGCCGGGTCGGTGCCGCTGGTCCGGGCTTCCGGCATGGACGAGGCCGTGGCGACGGCGGCCGGCCTGGCGTCGGGGCGGGGCACGGTCCTGCTGAGCCCGGCGTGCGCGAGCTTCGACATGTTCCGCGACTACCACCACCGCGGCGAGGCGTTCCAGGCCGCGGCGCTCGCCTGGCTGGCCGGCCGGCCGGACGCCGCGGGCTCCCGGGAGGGATCATGA
- the mraY gene encoding phospho-N-acetylmuramoyl-pentapeptide-transferase, which yields MFYLLLYPLREHWSALNVFQYITFRAAYATITALLICFVFGGWLIGRLQALQIGETIRSDGPARHAAKAGTPTMGGVLVIAAIVLPTLLWADLGNRYVQLCLLATVWMGTLGFVDDWLKVVRKHPKGMIGRVKMAGQIGFSLVLYALLKSAAADDALVTQLAVPLLKDTFIDLGWFYLPLVVVVVAGTSNAVNLTDGLDGLAIGLSAFTFLGFAALAYVAGNVIFADYLNIVYLPGAGELAVYCGAVVGASLGFLWFNAHPARVFMGDTGSLALGGALGTVAILVKRELLLVIMGGMFVMEALSVMLQVASYRWRGGKRIFRMAPLHHHFELLGWSETQVVVRFWIIGILLLLLSMSTVKLQ from the coding sequence ATGTTCTACCTCCTGCTCTACCCGCTGCGCGAACACTGGTCGGCGCTGAACGTCTTCCAGTACATCACGTTCCGCGCCGCCTACGCCACGATCACCGCCCTGCTGATCTGCTTCGTGTTCGGCGGCTGGCTGATCGGCCGGCTCCAGGCCCTGCAGATCGGCGAGACGATCCGCAGCGACGGGCCCGCGCGGCACGCCGCCAAGGCGGGCACCCCGACGATGGGCGGCGTGCTGGTGATCGCGGCGATCGTGCTGCCCACCTTGCTGTGGGCGGACCTGGGCAACCGCTACGTGCAGCTCTGCCTGTTGGCCACGGTCTGGATGGGGACGCTCGGCTTCGTCGACGACTGGCTCAAGGTCGTGCGCAAGCATCCCAAGGGCATGATCGGCCGCGTGAAGATGGCGGGGCAGATCGGCTTCAGCCTGGTGCTGTACGCGCTGCTGAAGAGCGCGGCCGCCGACGACGCCCTGGTCACGCAGCTGGCCGTGCCGCTGCTCAAGGACACCTTCATCGACCTCGGCTGGTTCTACCTGCCGCTGGTGGTGGTCGTGGTGGCGGGCACCAGCAACGCCGTGAACCTGACCGACGGCCTGGACGGGCTGGCGATCGGGCTGAGCGCCTTCACCTTCCTGGGTTTCGCGGCGCTGGCCTACGTCGCGGGCAACGTGATCTTCGCCGACTACCTGAACATCGTCTACCTGCCGGGCGCCGGCGAGCTCGCCGTCTACTGCGGGGCCGTCGTCGGCGCTTCGCTCGGCTTCCTGTGGTTCAACGCCCACCCGGCGCGGGTGTTCATGGGCGACACGGGCAGCCTGGCCCTGGGCGGCGCCTTGGGCACCGTCGCGATCCTGGTCAAGCGCGAGCTGCTGCTGGTGATCATGGGCGGCATGTTCGTGATGGAGGCCCTGAGCGTGATGCTGCAGGTCGCGTCGTACCGCTGGCGCGGCGGCAAGCGGATCTTCCGCATGGCCCCGCTGCACCACCACTTCGAGCTGCTCGGCTGGTCGGAGACGCAGGTCGTGGTCCGCTTCTGGATCATCGGCATCCTGCTGCTGCTGCTGAGCATGAGCACCGTCAAGCTGCAGTAG
- a CDS encoding FtsW/RodA/SpoVE family cell cycle protein, giving the protein MNRRVRELLAWFEQLDGWLMLTVLVLGIFGVAMVYNAGSFNSSSSTHYLVHQIIRFGLGLGALWFLAGLDYQTLRRPWVNWGLLGLGLGLVLVTVALRKTGLVDERAGSSRWLTFLPVQPVEIVKVALVLFLAQQCAGGFERLRRDDRRFWTALAVPAVSMVALALQPNYGNAAMMGLLTLVLLTLSGLPARILVWLGAAAVGVSALGFFTIAKINHRLVLWWLAIKDGTIDPRADEKLYQVYQSLLGLGAGGWHGTGIGASQQRFAFLPDSHTDFIFSVVGEELGLVGGLITLFLFVLLGWRGYNIARNAGDEFGCLVAAGLTTMLLAYAAINIGMVTAVLPVMGLPLPFISYGGSALITNLAAVGILLSIDRQGRALRARRVRVIGRP; this is encoded by the coding sequence ATGAACCGCCGCGTGCGCGAGTTGCTGGCCTGGTTCGAACAGCTCGACGGCTGGCTGATGCTCACGGTGCTCGTGCTGGGGATCTTCGGCGTGGCGATGGTCTACAACGCCGGCTCTTTCAACTCCTCGTCCAGCACCCACTACCTGGTGCACCAGATCATCCGCTTCGGCCTCGGCCTCGGCGCGCTGTGGTTCCTGGCCGGGCTGGACTACCAGACGCTGCGGCGGCCCTGGGTGAACTGGGGGCTGCTGGGTCTCGGCCTGGGCCTGGTGCTGGTCACCGTCGCGTTGCGCAAGACCGGCCTCGTCGACGAGCGCGCCGGCTCCAGCCGCTGGCTGACGTTCCTGCCGGTCCAGCCCGTGGAGATCGTGAAGGTCGCGCTGGTGCTGTTCCTGGCGCAGCAGTGCGCCGGCGGTTTCGAGCGCCTGCGCCGTGACGACCGCCGCTTCTGGACGGCGCTGGCCGTCCCGGCCGTCTCGATGGTCGCGCTGGCCCTGCAGCCGAACTACGGCAACGCCGCGATGATGGGCCTGCTGACGCTGGTCCTGCTGACGCTCAGCGGCCTGCCGGCGCGGATCCTCGTCTGGCTGGGCGCCGCCGCGGTGGGGGTGTCGGCCCTGGGCTTCTTCACGATCGCCAAGATCAACCACCGGCTGGTGCTCTGGTGGCTGGCGATCAAGGACGGCACGATCGACCCCCGCGCGGACGAGAAGCTCTACCAGGTCTACCAGTCGCTGCTGGGGCTGGGGGCGGGCGGCTGGCACGGCACGGGCATCGGGGCCAGCCAGCAGCGGTTCGCCTTCCTGCCGGATTCGCACACGGACTTCATCTTCTCGGTGGTGGGCGAGGAGTTGGGGCTGGTGGGCGGCCTGATCACGCTTTTTCTGTTTGTGCTGCTGGGCTGGCGCGGTTATAACATCGCACGCAACGCCGGCGACGAGTTCGGCTGCCTGGTCGCGGCCGGATTGACCACGATGCTGCTGGCGTACGCGGCCATCAACATCGGCATGGTCACCGCGGTGTTGCCCGTCATGGGGCTGCCGCTACCCTTCATCAGCTACGGCGGCTCCGCGCTGATCACGAACCTGGCGGCGGTGGGCATCCTGCTGAGCATCGACCGCCAGGGGCGCGCCCTGCGCGCCAGGAGGGTGCGGGTGATCGGACGCCCCTGA